DNA from Pajaroellobacter abortibovis:
AGCGATTCGTACTCATTTCAGGATCTAGAGTAATTCCACGAGGTCGAATTAAATCACGCCAATTCTTTTCTACAATCGCCATCTTGATTACCTCTCTTTGGGTAGGAAGTTCACACGACAATCCCAAATCACTTTAGGAACCCGCTCCCTTAGCAATCCCGCTGTCTGCCTGTGTTACCTATTGTTTAGCAAAACACCTGTATTCCGGATCAATACGGAAATATACACAACCCTGTGCTATGCATTTACGATGCCTTAGCGGCTATAATACTCGACAATGTACTGTTCACGAATAGTTGGTTCATTGATCTCATCGCGAACAGGAAGGCCCTTAAAAACCCCTGTATAACTATCTTTATCCAATTCAAGCCATGAAAGAGAAGGACGTTTTTCAACTTGCGCAAGTGCTGCGTTTACCTCAGGCACCTTTCGGCTCTTTTCTTGTAATTCAACCTTATCGCCAGGCGATAGCATATAGCTAGGGATATTGACTAGTTTACCATTCACAAGAAAATGTTTATGAAGAACCAGTTGTCTCGCTTGTGCTCGCGTCGCTGTAAAACCCAGTCGATACACAACATTATCCAACCTTGATTCAACCAAAGCAAACATCTGCTCTCCAGTTCTTCCCTTTTTTCGGGTTGCGGTCAGATAATACTTTTGGAATTGCTTCTCTACAATTCCATAGATGCTTCTCATCTTTTGCTTCTCACGCAAACGGATCGCATATTCCGACAACTTAACGCGAGCTTGTCCATGCTGCCCTGGAGGGTAGGGACGACGCGTCACGGAGCATTTTTCTGTAAAACACCGTTCCCCTTTTAGAAACAGCTTAATTCCTTCTCTGCGGCAAAGACGGCAAACGGGACCTGTATAACGAGCCATATCAAACTTTATCCTTTTTTCTTTTTTAGATCATTACATCAAACTCGACGCCGTTTAGGAGGACGGCAACCATTATGAGGGACAGGAGTTACATCACGGATTAAAGTGATTCGAAACCCAACACTTTGAAGTGCACGGAGAGCACTCTCTCTCCCTGCTCCAGGACCTTTTACAAAAACAGCAACAGAGCGCATTCCGTGATCCATCGCCTTACGAGCAGCATCCTCAGCAGCCAATTGCGCTGCAAAAGGAGTGCTCTTTCGAGATCCTTTAAACCCTCTCGTTCCTGCGCTCGACCATGAAATGGTATCACCATAAACGTCTGTAATTGTAACTTCCGTGTTATTAAAAGTCGAATAGATATGTGCAATACCCTCTGCAACATTCTTTTTGGCTTTTCGTTTGCCAGCCTTCCCTTTTGTTGTTGCTCCTCCACTCTTTACAGTCGACATTCTTTTCTCCTATGACGATTCGTGCATGCCATGTATTTCAACTCTTTCAACTTGATCGATTCAACCGCCAGACGGCTTGCGAGCCCGTGAAAGGATCCCTTTACGAGGCCCTTTGCGCGTTCTAGCATTGGTATGAGTCCTCTGCCCATGGACTGGCAAATTCTTTCGATGGCGTAACCCACTATAACACCCTAAATCCATTTTTCTCTTGATGTTCATCTGCACTTCACGCCGCAGATCTCCTTCTACCTTGTATTCAGCATCCAGAAGATCTCGGATCTTTTTAATATCCGACTCCGTCAGTTGCTCAACGAGGAGGTCCGCAGGGATACCGGTTTTCTCACAAATCTGGTAAGCAAGTGACCTACCAATTCCATAGATTTTGGGGAGAGCATAAGCCAACTGTTTATGAGACGGCAGATCGATGCCTGAAATACGAGCCATAATTCTAGTTCCTCTCAATCATGTGCGTTGAGTATAACACCTATGCACCTTGCCTTTGCTTATGACGTGGGTCTTCACAGATAATACGCACCACCCCTTTTCTTCGTATGATTTTACATTTGCTACATATTTTTTTCACAGAGGGTCGAACCTTCATTACAGGTTTCTCCTTTTTCTTACAACATCATGTTTACTTGATTAGATTTTTTTATTTATGACGATAAGTGATACGGCCATGCGTCAGATCATAAGGGCTTACTTCAACAGTTACACGATCTCCCAATAAAATACGGATATAGTGCTGCCGCATACGACCGCTGATCGTTGCAAAAGCCATAAGACCATTATCACACTTTACACGAAAGGTCGCATTAGGGAGTGCTTCTTCAACCACTCCATCGAATTCCAATTTGTCTTCTCTGGGTTCCTTTCGTTCACGGCGCTCAATACTCAACTTTTTTCCTCCAAAAGCCTTTTACTTTTCGTTAATGGCAGACAAGATTCGCTCTGTGATGATTTCAACAGCACCCACACCATCGATTTGTACAAGCAGTCCTTTATTTCTGTAATATACAAGGAGCTCCTCTGTTTGCCGTTCATAAGCTTCAAGCCGTTGTAGCACAACGTCTTTATGATCATCTACGCGATGTTCCAAAACAGCATCTGCAGGGGGAATTTTATACTTGAGATGATAAATCTGCCCAGTACGCTTATCCATACGACGCAGAACGACTCTCTCAAGTAATAAGTCACGAGGTACGTTGAATTCAATCACCTTGTTGAGAGTCACCTGAAGAGATGAAAGCAGCTGATCCAAAGCCTCTGCCTGATGAAGAGTCCTAGGAAACCCATCCAAAAGTAACCCTTGCTGACAATCTGATTCACTCAAGCGGCGTTGAATCAATTCGATAACGGTCTCATCCGAAACAAGATGACCAGCCGCCATGTGTTCTACTACACTCGCGCTGAGTCTCCCCTCCGCCTGAGCAACTCGCAACATATCACCTGTCGAGATAGAAGGGATACCTTGCTTTCTCGAGATGATCGACGCTTGGGTCCCCTTACCAGAGCCAGGGGGGCCTAAAAATACAAGTCGCATTTCCTCTTATGTTCTCCGTCCATGGACTTTAGTAACATGGCCGCCTCCATCGGAAAGCCCATCGTAATTGCGAGAAATAAGATAAGCCTCTATCTGGTTGACCGTATCAAGAGCCACTCCCACAACAATCATAATGGACGTCCCACCCCATCGGAAAGGGACTCGAAACAGCCCACCGACAATACTAGGAACAACACACACAGCCGCTACATAAAGAGCACCCCCCAAGGTAATCTTTGTCAGCACCGCGTCGATGTAATTCGCTGTCTGTTTCCCTTGTCGGATATTCGGAATAAAAGCCTGTTGTTTCTTCAAATTATCCGCCACTTCCACTGCCTGAAACGTAACAGCTGTATAAAAATAGCAGAAGAAGACAATCAAAAAAACATACAAAACGTTGAACAGCCAATCCCCTCTTTGAAGCACGGCCTGCAAATCAGCCATACCCGGTATCTTATAATTAGCCAGTGTAGCTGGAAACATAAGAAGAGAAGAAGCAAAAATAGGAGGGATCGTGCCCGCTGTATTGACACGAAGAGGGAGATGAGCTTGATGGCCCCCATAGATACGGCGTCCTACTGTGCGGCGGGCATAGAAAATAGGAATGCGCCTTTGTCCTCCTTCAAAAAACACAACCGTAGCAACCGTCATCAGGATGATAAGAACAACTGCAGCGACATTGAGAGGTTGGATATTTCCCTGATTGGTCTTGAAATAATTGATCACCCCTGCAGGGATATCCGTCACAATACCAGCGAAAATAATTAGGGAGATTCCATTCCCTATCCCTCGCTCAGTAATTTGCTCCCCTACCCACATCATAAAAGCGGTCCCCGTAGTCAAGGTGAGCATGCTCATCAATCGAAAAGACCACCCTCCATGGAGAACAACCTCTCCCATAGCGCTCCCTCCCAGATCTTGGTTGCTGACCCCTTCGAATCCAGTAGCAATGAAAAATCCCTGGAGGAGCGCAAGGACAATAGTGGCATACCGTGTATATTGATTGATTTTTCGATAGCCTTGTTCTCCTTCTTTACGAAGGTCATCCAAGGGCTTGAACACCATTGTAAAAAGCTGAAAAACAATACTAGCTGTCACATAGGGCATAATTCCAAGAGCAAAGATGGAAAGATTTCCCAATCCACCTCCGCTAAACATATTAAAAAGCCCTAAAAGCCCTCCTCCTTGCTTCGAGATGACGGCTTTCATCACTTCTCGGTCAACACCAGGGATAGTTACAAAAATACCCACCCTATAGACCGCAAGCATCCCAAGGGTAAAGAGAAACCTCTGCCGAAGCTCCGGAATACGACCAATATTTGCAAACCCTGCGAGGGTGATCATAAGAAAACTAGCCGCCCTGGACTGGGGTCGTCCCCTTATCCCTCAGGACGATTTCACCCCCCGCCTCGCGAATCTTTTGAGCAGCACTGGCAGAAAATGCATGAGCAACAACTGTCAACTTCTTGGACAAGTTACCACTGCCAAGAATTTTAATACAATCACAGTTCGATTTAACGAACCGCTTCTTTTTTAAAAGAACTTCATCAACCGTCATGCCTGCTGGAAATTGTTCCAACACACCGAGATTGACAATAGCAACCTTCTCTTTGGATCGCACAAGTGGGCTAAAGCCCCTCTTAGGCAACCTGCGTTGGAGAGGAGTCTGTCCTCCCTCAAAGTGAACTTTAAATCCTCCTGAACGGGCGAATTGACCTTTCTGACCGCGCCCAGCAGTCTTTCCAAGACCTGAACCAATCCCTCGACCCACTCTTTTTTTGACCTCAGACGAACCTACCGGTTTGACAAGGCAACTGAGAACATCAGCCATCGACTTCCTCCACCGTTACGAGATGCAGCACCTTTTTAATAGCACCCCGAAAGGAAGGGGTATTGTCTACTATGACATGACTCCTTAGGCCTTTAAGACCAAGACCTTTGACAATAAGACGAGCATGATGGGGCTGCCCTATCACGCTTCGCTTTTGTTCAACATATAATTTTGGCTTCATAAGGAGGAACCTACCAACAAAGTTTTCTGTTTCTTATAAGTGCCTTCATCTTCGAAAATGATTTCAGAGACTTGTTTTTGCCTCTTATCAGCGATCTCTTGAACGGTCTGCAGATTTTTAAGAGCACCGATCACAGCGCGAACCACATTGTGAGGGTTCTTCGACTTACCAAAACATTTCGTCAAAATGTCATAGATACCCACACTCTCCATGATTGCACGAATCGGACCACTGGCAATAACTCCCGTTCCAGGAGAAGCTGGTTTGAGATATACTCTTGCGGATCCAAAATGCCCTTTGATCTCATGAGGGATGGTCACACCATTCAACGATATCTTGCACATGTTCTTTCGAGCCCGATCGCCGCCTTTCCGGATCGCCTCAGGCACTTCATTAGCCTTACCTAGACCCACTCCAACATGGCCTGCCTCATCTCCAACGACAAGAAGCGCAGAAAAAGAAAACCGGCGGCCACCTTTGACTACCTTAGCAACCCGATTGATGTGGATCACACGCTCTTTGAGCCTCTCTTCTTCGATCTGTTCAAGCGACATCTATCTTTTCTCACTTCCTATGAGTCTAACATGCATTGTGATATTTGTTTCACTAAAAACAGAGCCCTGCTTCTCGAGTAGCATCAGCCACCGTCTTAATGCGACCATGGTAAAGGTATCCATTGCGGTCAAAAACTACATGCTGAATCCCTTTTTCAAGAAGACATTTCGCCATAGCACCACCTACTTTATGGGCAGCTTCCATCTTTTTGACTCCATCTACCTCTTTTCTAATACCTGAGGAGAGAGTTGAAGCGCACCCAACCGTCTTTCCCGTCATATCATCAATAGCTTGAAGATAAATGTGCTTAGCACTTCGAAATACAGTCAAACGCGGCCTTTCTGAAGTTCCAAAAACCTTCTTACGAATTCGCAGCTTACGTTTTTCTCTTCCACTCAACTTTTGCACCATTCTTTTGCACTCCTTCCAATCATACCATAGATACTTTACTCTAAAAGCGAATCCCAATACTCATCACTTCTGAGTAAAGCTTATTTGCCCCCTTTACCTGCCTTCTCTCTCACTTTTTCACCTTGAAAGCGAACTCCTTTTCCTCCATAAGGGCTAGGCTCTCGGAAAGAGCGAACTTGAGCTGCAGCTTGACCCACTTTTTCCTTATCACATCCGCTTAAGATAATCATCGTGCCCTTTGAATCAGCAGGTATCTCTGCTTTAACATCCGCAGGAAGAGAGAAATCAATAGGATGACAATATCCCAAGGAAAGATTTAAGCGGGTGCCTTTTAGCTCTGCACGATAGCCGGTCCCTATAATTTGAAGAACCTTTGTATATCCGGTTGTAACCCCCATAACCATCGTATTGATCAGAGCTCTCGCAAGTCCCTGACAGCGAGCCCCATCACGCCCTTCCGCAGCCGGCTTGACCGAAACAGATCCCTGTCCAACCTCGACGACTACGTGATCAGGGACAGGGCGCTTTAGCTCCCCTTTAGGTCCCTTGACTTCAATTAATCCCCCTTTAACAGCAACAGAAACTCCTTTAGGAAGAAAAACAGGTTTCTTCCCAACTCGAGACTGACGCACATTTTGAGAGCAAGACTGAAGTTCCATGGAATCACCATATCTCACAGAGAAGCTCGCCACCTATATGTAGTCTTCTCGCTTCTTTATCTGACATCACACCACGACTTGTACTCAGCACTGAAATTCCCATTCCTGAACAAACCTTAGGGATCGATTTGCAAGGAAGGTAGACACGCCTTCCCAAAGTAGAAACGCGCCTCGAGCCATCAATCGCACTTCTATTTTTGGCATCATAACGAAGAACAACCACCAACACCTTCCTGGGCTTTGACTTTTTCTGTTCTTGCTCAGACGCATATACATCTTCAATGAAGCCTTCTCCCTTTAACACCTTACATATATTTTCTTTAAGATGGGAATAAGGCAATTTCACCAGTATATGGCGAGCACTGGCGCCATTACGGATTCTTGTCAACATATCAGCAATTGGATCGGTCATCATGGTATCACCAACTTGCCTTTATAATTCCAGGGATTTCCCCTCGGAGAGCAAAAAGACGCAAGCAAATTCTGCACAGTTCAAACTTGCGATAATATCCCCTAGCTCGACCACATACTTTACACCGATTTCGATAGCGCACTGCAAATTTAGGGAGAGTACGAATTTTTGCAAACTGACAGGCACGCGCCATTCCTAACCTCTATTTTCGTTTACCTAATTAAACCTACATTGCATTCACTACTACATTTATCAAACCGTGCCTAGGCAGCTCGAAAAGGCATACCCAAATGCTGAAGGAGAGCTCTGCCCTCTTCATCATTTTTTGCCGTTGTGACAAAAGTAATATTCATACCTTTAATACTTTCAATCCGATCATAATTGATTTCGGGAAAGATAATCTGTTCTTTGATACCTAATGTATAATTCCCTTTTCCATCAAATGCTTTTCTAGAAACACCTCTAAAATCACGGGTTCTCGGAAGAGCAAGAGCAATCAGGCGATCCAAAAATTCCCACATGCGGCTCTGGCGTAGGGTAACCATTACACCAATAGGAACGCCCACCCGAAGCTTGAAATTCGCAATCGCTTTCTTTGCCCGAGCTACCACGGGCCGCTGCCCTGTAATCAATAACATCTCTTCAATAGCAGCTTCAATCACCTTCGGATTGGAAACTGCATTTCCAAGCCCCATATTGATTACAATCTTTTGCAACCGAGGAACTCTCATAACATTCTTATAGCCGAACTCTTTGGTCAAATGAGCAATGATCTCTTCCTTATATTTCAACTTCAGACGAGGAATCATTTCCTCATGTGCACCTGCTGATTTTGAAGAAGCCCGCTGCGCATGCAATTCAATTTTCTGCTTAGATCTTTCTAAGCCTGCAGCCGTGCTAACACTCTTCTTTTGTGGAGCAGAGTGCTCTCTTTTTTTTTCCGTCTTTATCGTAGCCATGGTTACCTCAAATCACCCTGTGCAGGTGTAGCCACCAATGGCTCGCCACTGCGCACCGCAATACGAATCTTTTTCCCATCTTCGTTGGTACTAAAGCGCACGCGGGTTCCTTGTCCTGTCTTAGGATCGATAGGCATCACCTTGCTCACATGAATGGGAGCTTCTTTTCGGAAGATCCCACCTTGAGGATACTGAACAGAAGGACGGATATGGCGTTTAACGAGATTGATACCGCCCACAATCACCTTATCCTCATTAGGGATTACTTTTACGATGAACCCTCTTCTACCTTTATCCTTCCCACTCCTGAGAATTACATGATCCCCCTTTCTAAGACGCGCTGCCATTATAGTACCTCAGGGGCAAGAGAAAGAATTTTCATAAATTTTTTTGAACGGAGCTCACGAGCTACGGAACCAAAAATACGTGTTCCTATAGGCTCACCTTCCTTATTGATCAGTACAGCACTGTTTCGATTGAAGCGAATACAGCTACCATCAGGGCGAGTCACTTGATCCTTCGTACGAACCACTACAGCACGAGCGATATCCCCTTTTTTAATCTTGGTACCAGGTAAAGCCTCTTTAACCGCTACAATAATGGTATCGCCAATTCCAGCATATCGCCTGCGCGATCCACCCAATACTTTAATACACTGGACCTGCTTAGCTCCTGAGTTATCTGCAACTTCAAGCTTGGTTCGCATCTGGATCATTGCTCATTCCTTAACAAATTTTTTGACCAGTCGAGTCACCATAAACCTCTTCGTTTTTGAAAGAGGACGATGCTCTTGGATTTCCACTTCATCCCCTATTTGATATGCATTATGTTCATCATGCGCATGATAACGTTTTCGGGTCTTAATGTATTTTCCATATAAACCATGACTACGATAGCTAACGCATTCAACAACGACAGATTTGTCCATCTTGTTTTTGGTGACCCTACCCACCATCTTTCGACGGAACCCATGAGTCTTTCGTTGTGCTTGGATCTGTTCTTGCTGTTCCATCATCACCATTTAGCTTCACCCTTCAGTTGTTCATTCAGTGGAAGCGAGGACTTCTCTCTTTCCTTCAAAATGGTTTTTACTCGCGCCAAATCTTTTCTCGATTTTCGCAGCTGGCTTGTATCTTCTAATTGTCCCATGCTGTTTTTAAAACGAGCCTGCACCAAACTGCAGATAATCTTCTTCTCAAGCCCAATCAACTCTTCCTGAGAATGCCCCCTCAACTCGTGAGATTTCATCCAATCACTCCACGACGAATAAATTTACATGCAACTGACAGCTTGTGCCCAGCCAGACGAAATGCTTCCCTCGCAAGTTTCTCATCCACTCCAGAAAGCTCATACAGAACTTTTCCAGGAAGGACATCAGCTGCCCAGAACTCCACTCCGCCTTTACCACCTCCCATGCGGACTTCAAGCGGTTTTTTAGTGACAGGACGGTGTGGAAACACACGAATCCACAATTTACCAACCCTCTTTACATGACGAGTGATCGCCATACGAGCAGCCTCAATTTGACGTGCAGTAATTCGACCTGGCTCGATAGCCTGCACTCCAAAATCGCCAAAAGCAACATTTGATCCTCGGTAAGAGATACCTCGGTTATTCCCTTTCTGCATTTTTCGGAATTTAGTCCGCTTTGGAGATAACATTGCCTTAATTCCACCTATCTAGCTTGCGCTCGCGATTTCATTTCTTCGGGTGCGCCTCTGGAGCACTTCCCCTTTAAAAATCCAGACTTTTACCCCGATGATTCCATATTTGGTTCTAGCTTCTGCCGTCCCAAATTCGATATCTGCTCGAAACGTATGAAGAGGGACCCTACCTTCTCGATAAGATTCCACACGACTCATCTCGCTCCCTCCGAGACGACCAGAACATCGAACACGAATCCCTTTTGCACCACATTTGATGGCAGTGCTCACGCTTTTCTTCATCGCGCGACGAAAAGCAACTCGACGCTCAAGCTGGACAGCGAGATTCTCTGCAACCAACTGCGCAGAGGTTTCCGGCCTACGGATCTCCTGCACGTCAATAAAAACTTCGTTTTTGGTAAAGGATTGGATCCCTTCAAAAGGCCTCCCTCCCTTTGGAGTCGACTTAAGATTGCCAACTTTAAGGGTTCCAATTCCCTTGCCCCCTTTTTCAATAACCATACCGGGACGGCCTGTATAAACAATAACCTTACACTTATTCGCAGCACGCTCCACTTCTACGGAAGCGATACTTGCATTCATCAAATAACTCTTAACTGCTCGACGAATACGAATATCCTCATGGAGCCAACGCGCATACATTTTATTCTCAAACCACTTTGAATTCCAGGCCTTAATAAAACCGAGGCGGAACCCGTAAGGGTGAACTTTCTGACCCATCTCTTCTCCCTAAACCTCTTGAGGACCTCAACGTACGCCGAGAGTGACAGTGATATGACTCATTCCTTTTTGAATTCGAGTAGCCCTCCCCATAGCACGGGGACGCCACCGACGCATATGCCGATTAGGAGCTTTATCCACGAAAGCAGTTTGAATAAACAATTTATCTACGTTCAATTCAGCTCTACTTGAACAAGCGTTTGCAACAGCGCTTTCTATCAGTTTCTTAACGACAGGAGCAGCCACCTTCTTCGTAAACCGAAGTAGCTGAAGCGCCTCACTAGCTTGCTTTCCTCGGATTAGATTGACAACTACCCGAGCTTTACGCGGACTTAACCGGGTAAAACGGGCTATTGCTTTGCTGACCATAATGGAAAAAATCCTTTCGACGTCTTGATTTTTCTACAAGAAATCAACTGTACACAAGCGCCTAAAAAACAAAAATCACTATTACTTTCGCTTTTAACTTCTGGTTTGACATTGCATCGGATATCAAATGATAGAAACTATCGGCAGCATTAAGAGGCATAAAATAGCAAATTTAATCTAAAATGCAAACGATTTTTTATCAAATCACCATTTGTTTACTTTTTATGCCCCCCACTTGCCAAAGCACCACTCCCCTTTACCTTTGCTTTTCGATCCCCAGAATGCCCATGAAAAGTACGGGTAGGAGCAAACTCGCCCAACTTATGACCCACCATATTTTCCGAAACAAATACTGGAACAAATTTTCTTCCATTGTGGACTGCAAAAGTCAAACTGACTGCCTCTGGAGTAATTGTACTGCGGCGTGACCACGTTTTAATCACTTTTCTGCTTTGCGCAGCCTGAGCTGCTGCTATTTTTTCTTGAAGATGCCCATCCACAAAAGGCCCTTTTTTAACAGAGCGTGGCATTTTTTTCTCCTGCTTTATTGAACTTATTCCTGTTCTTAATCGCTTTTTATGGTTAGTCCTTACCTCGGCGCTTGATAATCATAGCATCCGTGCGCTTGTTTTTTCTGGTCTTCAATCCCTTAGCCAATTGTCCCCAAGGAGAACAAGGGTGCCTTCCTCCTGAAGTACGACCTTCTCCTCCTCCCATCGGATGATCGACAGGATTCATAGTCACTCCTCGATTATGAGGACGCCGACCTAACCAACGGGATCGACCTGCCTTCCCTATTGAAATATTAGCATGATCCGCGTTAGCAACCTCTCCAACAGTAGCGCGGCACTCAAGATGCACCTTACGAACTTCACCGGAAGGGAGACGAACTTGAGCATACTCCTTCTCTTTGGCCATCAGTACTGCAGAAGTACCTGCAGCACGAACCAATTGAGCACCTTTCCCTTTGCGCAATTCAATATTATGAATCACTGTACCAAGTGGAATAGAGCGCAGCGGCAAGGAGTTTCCCGGTTTAATATCAGCATTTCGGCTCGATATAACCCGGTCTCCTACCTTCACTTTGTCAGGAGCAATCACATAGCGCTTATCTCCATCTTGATAATGCAGCAGCATAATACGCGCCGTACGATTAGGGTCGTATTCAACTGTAACCACCTTGGCTTCAACCCCTATTTTTCTGCGATCCCACTCCAAAACACGGTATCTCTTTTTATGAGCGCCTCCACGAAAACGACTGGTAATTCGACCGGTTGAATTGCGTCCCCCCGTACTCTTCTTAGCTTCGAGAAGACTGCGTAAAGGCTTCACGCCTTTAGTCAATTCCTTAAAGTCAGATCCTGAGTAAAATCGACGAGCAGGAGATGTTGGCCTATAAAACTTAAGACTCATCACTAATCCTAATTTAACATTGCCTTAACATTTGATGATTCGAATCGATACAAATATTATGAAGAAGATCCATCGAATTCATTCCGGAAAAAATCGAGAGAAACACCTGGTCCTAAAGTAACTATGGCTTTTTTCCAATTCTTCATCTTACCATAGCCACGCCCCATCCTACGTTCTTTCCCCCGCATGATAAGCGTATTAACCTGTTCTACTTTTACACTAAAAAGACGCTCAATAGCACGTTTGATTTGCATCTTATTTGCCAGGCGATGCACTTCAAAAACCACCTGGTGCAGCGAACGAAGCTGCATAGCTTTTTCTGTTAATCCAATAGGGCGACAAACAATTTGATCGATTCTCATGCGGTCCGCTCCTTTTTATCCCGAAGACATCGAGCTTCTAACGCCTTAATGGCTGCTCTAGAAAGAATCAGGGTATCATGTCGCAGAAGATCAAACACATTAACTCCTTCTGGAGGAAGAAATTGATGTTCCTTACAGTTTCGAACCGCAAGCTTGAGATGCTGATTCAAAGCATGATCTACTATAAGCGTTCTCTTCCCAGCTTGGAATCGGGAAATGATTTCCAAAAAGGCTTTGGTTTTAATCTCTGGAAGTTGGAAGCAATCCACAACCCTACACTTCCCTTCCTTAACAAACTGAGAAAGTGCACATTTAAGGGCCTGAACTCTCACCTTCCGAGGCGGACGGTAGCTCCAATCACGTGGAACAGGGGGATGGGCACGTCCTCCCCCCACAAAGATAGGGGCACGGATTGAGCCATGACGAGCCCGCCCTG
Protein-coding regions in this window:
- the rpsD gene encoding 30S ribosomal protein S4, encoding MARYTGPVCRLCRREGIKLFLKGERCFTEKCSVTRRPYPPGQHGQARVKLSEYAIRLREKQKMRSIYGIVEKQFQKYYLTATRKKGRTGEQMFALVESRLDNVVYRLGFTATRAQARQLVLHKHFLVNGKLVNIPSYMLSPGDKVELQEKSRKVPEVNAALAQVEKRPSLSWLELDKDSYTGVFKGLPVRDEINEPTIREQYIVEYYSR
- the rpsK gene encoding 30S ribosomal protein S11: MSTVKSGGATTKGKAGKRKAKKNVAEGIAHIYSTFNNTEVTITDVYGDTISWSSAGTRGFKGSRKSTPFAAQLAAEDAARKAMDHGMRSVAVFVKGPGAGRESALRALQSVGFRITLIRDVTPVPHNGCRPPKRRRV
- the rpsM gene encoding 30S ribosomal protein S13; this encodes MARISGIDLPSHKQLAYALPKIYGIGRSLAYQICEKTGIPADLLVEQLTESDIKKIRDLLDAEYKVEGDLRREVQMNIKRKMDLGCYSGLRHRKNLPVHGQRTHTNARTRKGPRKGILSRARKPSGG
- the rpmJ gene encoding 50S ribosomal protein L36; the protein is MKVRPSVKKICSKCKIIRRKGVVRIICEDPRHKQRQGA
- the infA gene encoding translation initiation factor IF-1, which translates into the protein MERRERKEPREDKLEFDGVVEEALPNATFRVKCDNGLMAFATISGRMRQHYIRILLGDRVTVEVSPYDLTHGRITYRHK
- a CDS encoding adenylate kinase, producing the protein MRLVFLGPPGSGKGTQASIISRKQGIPSISTGDMLRVAQAEGRLSASVVEHMAAGHLVSDETVIELIQRRLSESDCQQGLLLDGFPRTLHQAEALDQLLSSLQVTLNKVIEFNVPRDLLLERVVLRRMDKRTGQIYHLKYKIPPADAVLEHRVDDHKDVVLQRLEAYERQTEELLVYYRNKGLLVQIDGVGAVEIITERILSAINEK
- the secY gene encoding preprotein translocase subunit SecY — translated: MITLAGFANIGRIPELRQRFLFTLGMLAVYRVGIFVTIPGVDREVMKAVISKQGGGLLGLFNMFSGGGLGNLSIFALGIMPYVTASIVFQLFTMVFKPLDDLRKEGEQGYRKINQYTRYATIVLALLQGFFIATGFEGVSNQDLGGSAMGEVVLHGGWSFRLMSMLTLTTGTAFMMWVGEQITERGIGNGISLIIFAGIVTDIPAGVINYFKTNQGNIQPLNVAAVVLIILMTVATVVFFEGGQRRIPIFYARRTVGRRIYGGHQAHLPLRVNTAGTIPPIFASSLLMFPATLANYKIPGMADLQAVLQRGDWLFNVLYVFLIVFFCYFYTAVTFQAVEVADNLKKQQAFIPNIRQGKQTANYIDAVLTKITLGGALYVAAVCVVPSIVGGLFRVPFRWGGTSIMIVVGVALDTVNQIEAYLISRNYDGLSDGGGHVTKVHGRRT
- the rplO gene encoding 50S ribosomal protein L15 is translated as MADVLSCLVKPVGSSEVKKRVGRGIGSGLGKTAGRGQKGQFARSGGFKVHFEGGQTPLQRRLPKRGFSPLVRSKEKVAIVNLGVLEQFPAGMTVDEVLLKKKRFVKSNCDCIKILGSGNLSKKLTVVAHAFSASAAQKIREAGGEIVLRDKGTTPVQGG
- the rpmD gene encoding 50S ribosomal protein L30; the encoded protein is MKPKLYVEQKRSVIGQPHHARLIVKGLGLKGLRSHVIVDNTPSFRGAIKKVLHLVTVEEVDG
- the rpsE gene encoding 30S ribosomal protein S5 — protein: MSLEQIEEERLKERVIHINRVAKVVKGGRRFSFSALLVVGDEAGHVGVGLGKANEVPEAIRKGGDRARKNMCKISLNGVTIPHEIKGHFGSARVYLKPASPGTGVIASGPIRAIMESVGIYDILTKCFGKSKNPHNVVRAVIGALKNLQTVQEIADKRQKQVSEIIFEDEGTYKKQKTLLVGSSL
- the rplR gene encoding 50S ribosomal protein L18; protein product: MVQKLSGREKRKLRIRKKVFGTSERPRLTVFRSAKHIYLQAIDDMTGKTVGCASTLSSGIRKEVDGVKKMEAAHKVGGAMAKCLLEKGIQHVVFDRNGYLYHGRIKTVADATREAGLCF
- the rplF gene encoding 50S ribosomal protein L6; translated protein: MELQSCSQNVRQSRVGKKPVFLPKGVSVAVKGGLIEVKGPKGELKRPVPDHVVVEVGQGSVSVKPAAEGRDGARCQGLARALINTMVMGVTTGYTKVLQIIGTGYRAELKGTRLNLSLGYCHPIDFSLPADVKAEIPADSKGTMIILSGCDKEKVGQAAAQVRSFREPSPYGGKGVRFQGEKVREKAGKGGK
- the rpsH gene encoding 30S ribosomal protein S8 — translated: MMTDPIADMLTRIRNGASARHILVKLPYSHLKENICKVLKGEGFIEDVYASEQEQKKSKPRKVLVVVLRYDAKNRSAIDGSRRVSTLGRRVYLPCKSIPKVCSGMGISVLSTSRGVMSDKEARRLHIGGELLCEIW
- a CDS encoding type Z 30S ribosomal protein S14 is translated as MARACQFAKIRTLPKFAVRYRNRCKVCGRARGYYRKFELCRICLRLFALRGEIPGIIKASW